A DNA window from Candidatus Protochlamydia naegleriophila contains the following coding sequences:
- a CDS encoding DUF2156 domain-containing protein encodes MQKERLSLSHQKLLETRFKALNLDLSEYSFANLYLFRHLHQYELIFADELYIQGLNREGSSFIMLTSRPQQAKLPQLLSLLNSNSFLFPIPDQWLELFGPYLNQVSFKEDDSDYLFQTSKLAQFQGRHLSKKRNLVKQLFSNHLVEVYPLQEKKEEALMILNEWQEEQLRPAAETDYLSCKEAIELHQILSLEGRIFYIDGYPSGLTIGERLNDRCFVIHFAKAHKRLNGLYQYLYQEQAQFLGSHYDWINLEQDLGSPALRQAKHSYLPDRMLHKMRVYLKNPG; translated from the coding sequence CAAAAGCTCCTAGAAACAAGATTTAAAGCTCTAAACTTGGATCTGTCCGAATATTCTTTCGCTAACCTCTACCTATTTAGGCATCTTCATCAATACGAACTCATTTTTGCCGATGAACTTTACATCCAAGGACTCAATAGGGAAGGCTCTTCTTTTATCATGCTTACGTCTCGCCCCCAACAAGCCAAACTCCCCCAGCTTCTTTCCCTACTCAATTCAAATAGTTTTTTATTTCCCATTCCCGATCAATGGCTAGAATTGTTTGGGCCCTACCTCAATCAAGTCAGCTTTAAAGAAGATGATAGTGATTATCTATTTCAAACCAGCAAGCTGGCTCAATTCCAGGGCCGCCACTTAAGCAAAAAAAGAAACTTAGTTAAACAGCTCTTCTCAAACCACCTGGTCGAGGTCTATCCTTTACAGGAAAAAAAAGAAGAGGCGCTTATGATTTTAAACGAATGGCAAGAAGAGCAGCTGCGGCCAGCAGCTGAAACCGATTATCTCTCATGCAAAGAGGCCATCGAACTGCATCAAATTCTTTCACTGGAAGGACGAATCTTTTATATTGATGGCTATCCAAGCGGATTGACAATCGGCGAGCGATTAAACGACCGCTGCTTCGTTATCCACTTTGCCAAGGCGCATAAACGACTCAATGGCCTCTACCAATATCTTTATCAAGAGCAAGCTCAATTCCTCGGCAGCCACTATGATTGGATTAATCTGGAACAGGATCTTGGTTCGCCGGCTCTTCGCCAAGCCAAACATTCTTACCTCCCAGATCGCATGCTTCACAAGATGCGCGTCTACTTGAAGAATCCAGGCTAG